A window of Armatimonadota bacterium contains these coding sequences:
- a CDS encoding cysteine desulfurase family protein, whose protein sequence is MAIYLDHGATTPTDPRVVEAMRPYFGEAFGNASSLHAFGQEARAAVDRARALLARALGARPADVVFTSGATEADNWAVIGCALANEDRGRHIVVSAIEHHAVLEPARWLGERGWEITVLPVDRHGRVDPDEVRRAVRDDTVLVSVMHSNNEIGTLQPVAEIARVAKERGALVHTDATQSFGAIPIDVDDLGVDLLSASAHKRYGPKGVGLLYVRKGTRIAPLLRGGSQERGRRAGTQNVPDIVGFARAIEIALDERGVEQARIAALRDRLVAGLSEIEAMTYNGHPTERLPNNANVSFLGTESESVLMALDMRGIAASSGSACTSGSLEPSHVLTAIGLAPEVAVGTVRFTLGRWTTAEEVDETVRAMREIVPQLRAASPLWRARRPTLTS, encoded by the coding sequence ATGGCGATCTACCTCGACCACGGTGCCACCACGCCGACCGACCCCCGCGTCGTCGAGGCGATGCGTCCGTACTTCGGGGAGGCTTTCGGCAATGCCAGCAGCCTGCACGCGTTCGGGCAGGAAGCCCGCGCGGCGGTGGACCGCGCGCGGGCGCTGCTGGCGCGGGCACTGGGCGCTCGCCCGGCCGATGTCGTCTTCACGAGCGGGGCCACCGAGGCCGACAACTGGGCGGTGATCGGCTGCGCCCTGGCGAACGAGGACCGCGGCCGGCACATCGTCGTCTCCGCGATCGAGCACCACGCGGTCCTGGAGCCGGCGCGCTGGCTGGGCGAGCGCGGCTGGGAGATCACGGTCCTGCCGGTGGACCGCCATGGGCGCGTCGATCCCGACGAGGTGCGGCGGGCGGTGCGGGACGACACCGTCTTGGTGTCGGTGATGCACAGCAACAACGAGATCGGCACCTTGCAGCCGGTGGCGGAGATCGCGCGGGTCGCCAAGGAGCGCGGGGCGCTGGTCCACACCGATGCCACCCAGTCGTTCGGCGCGATCCCGATCGACGTCGACGACTTGGGGGTGGACCTGCTGTCGGCGTCCGCGCACAAGCGGTACGGCCCCAAGGGCGTGGGGCTGCTGTACGTCCGCAAGGGCACCCGCATCGCGCCCCTGCTGCGCGGGGGGTCGCAAGAGCGCGGGCGGCGGGCCGGGACGCAGAACGTGCCCGACATCGTCGGGTTCGCGCGCGCGATCGAGATCGCGCTGGACGAGCGCGGGGTCGAGCAGGCGCGGATCGCGGCGCTGCGCGATCGCCTGGTGGCCGGGCTAAGCGAGATCGAGGCGATGACGTACAATGGGCATCCGACCGAGCGCCTGCCCAACAACGCCAACGTCTCGTTTTTGGGCACCGAAAGCGAGTCGGTGCTGATGGCGTTGGACATGCGCGGCATCGCCGCCAGCAGCGGGTCTGCCTGCACGTCCGGCAGCCTGGAACCCTCCCACGTGCTGACGGCGATCGGGCTGGCGCCGGAGGTCGCCGTGGGGACCGTGCGGTTCACGCTGGGCCGCTGGACGACCGCAGAGGAGGTCGACGAGACGGTCCGGGCGATGCGGGAGATCGTGCCCCAGCTGCGCGCCGCCTCCCCGCTGTGGCGTGCCCGCCGGCCGACGCTGACATCATGA
- the nuoD gene encoding NADH dehydrogenase (quinone) subunit D: MLTRQTLTINMGPQHPSTHGVLRLVLELEGETIVSCRPVIGYLHTGIEKEMEFRSYHQNITLVDRIEYLSSYHEEMAYCLAVEKLLGIEVPKRAQVIRLIMCELNRIASHLVWLGTTGIDLNVSSLLMYCFRDREQFMEISEMVSGQRMMPGYFRIGGVQWDLPEGFFPKVRSFLEELPRHLDEYEAMLTDNLIWRERHEGVAVLRPADALAYGVTGPVLRGSGIAYDVRKAFPYSSYDDYEFDVPVGRNGDAYDRYLVRMEEMRQSRRIVLQALDRLPDGPVIADDRKVALPPRAELVRSMEAVIHQFKLVSEGIHPPPGEAYAAVESPRGEKGYYIVSDGSNRPVRVRVRAPSFSNLQALPTMVRGGMLADVVVAIASIDIVLGDVDR, from the coding sequence ATGCTCACGCGTCAGACGTTGACGATCAACATGGGCCCCCAGCACCCCAGCACACACGGCGTGCTGCGTCTGGTGCTGGAGCTGGAGGGCGAGACCATCGTCTCCTGCCGTCCGGTGATCGGATACCTACACACCGGCATCGAGAAGGAGATGGAATTCCGGTCCTACCACCAGAACATCACACTCGTCGACCGGATCGAGTACCTTTCCAGCTACCACGAGGAGATGGCGTACTGTCTGGCGGTCGAGAAGCTGCTGGGGATCGAGGTCCCCAAGCGGGCCCAGGTCATCCGCCTCATCATGTGCGAGCTCAACCGCATCGCCAGCCACCTCGTCTGGCTCGGGACGACGGGCATCGACCTCAACGTGAGCAGCCTTTTGATGTACTGCTTCCGGGACCGCGAGCAGTTCATGGAGATCTCGGAGATGGTGTCCGGCCAGCGGATGATGCCTGGGTACTTCCGGATCGGTGGCGTGCAGTGGGACCTGCCGGAGGGGTTCTTCCCGAAGGTCCGGAGCTTTTTGGAGGAGCTGCCCCGCCACCTGGACGAGTACGAGGCGATGCTGACCGACAACCTGATCTGGCGGGAACGCCACGAGGGCGTGGCGGTGCTGCGCCCCGCGGACGCGCTCGCCTACGGCGTCACCGGTCCGGTCCTGCGGGGGTCGGGGATCGCCTACGACGTGCGCAAGGCCTTCCCGTACTCCTCCTACGACGACTACGAGTTCGATGTCCCGGTCGGCCGCAACGGCGACGCCTACGACCGCTATCTCGTCCGCATGGAAGAGATGCGGCAGTCGCGGCGGATCGTGCTCCAGGCGCTGGACCGGCTGCCCGACGGCCCGGTGATCGCCGACGACCGCAAGGTCGCCCTCCCGCCGCGCGCCGAGCTGGTGCGGTCGATGGAGGCGGTGATCCACCAGTTCAAGCTCGTCAGCGAGGGGATCCACCCGCCGCCCGGCGAGGCGTACGCCGCCGTCGAGTCCCCACGCGGGGAGAAAGGCTACTACATCGTCTCCGACGGTTCCAACCGCCCCGTGCGCGTGCGGGTGCGGGCGCCTTCGTTCTCCAACCTGCAGGCACTGCCCACGATGGTCCGAGGGGGGATGCTCGCCGACGTCGTCGTCGCGATCGCGTCCATCGACATCGTGCTGGGCGACGTCGACCGGTGA
- the ndhC gene encoding NADH-quinone oxidoreductase subunit A, giving the protein MTDYVPVLVHLAVSIAVAVALLGLHVLVGGRRPTPEKMMPYESGVWPIGSARERVPIRYYLIAMLFILFDVEAVFLYPWAVVLREVGPTALWAGLVFIALLGLGYVYEWARGGLEWR; this is encoded by the coding sequence ATGACCGACTACGTTCCTGTTCTGGTCCACCTGGCCGTGTCGATCGCGGTGGCGGTGGCGCTGCTCGGACTGCACGTGCTCGTCGGCGGCCGCCGGCCCACGCCGGAGAAGATGATGCCCTACGAATCCGGCGTGTGGCCGATCGGATCGGCCCGCGAGCGCGTCCCGATCCGCTACTACCTGATCGCGATGCTGTTCATCCTGTTCGACGTCGAGGCGGTCTTCCTATACCCGTGGGCGGTCGTCCTGCGGGAAGTGGGACCGACCGCGCTGTGGGCCGGACTGGTCTTCATCGCCCTGCTGGGCCTCGGCTATGTCTACGAGTGGGCGCGCGGAGGGCTGGAATGGCGGTGA
- a CDS encoding NADH-quinone oxidoreductase subunit C: protein MTPVQEFLAERFGEAAMVVHAFRGDATVTVARERILDALRAVKARPWAFEMLLDLTAWDRHPVEPRFEIVYHLLSLERTQRLRIKTPVAGDDPVLPSAVEVFAGAEWFEREVWDLFGIRFEGHPDLRRILMPDDWEGHPLRRDYPLTEEPVEFRGHVPKVPSEIVPHVPPRRR, encoded by the coding sequence ATGACCCCGGTGCAGGAGTTCCTGGCCGAGCGCTTCGGGGAGGCCGCCATGGTGGTGCACGCGTTCCGCGGGGATGCCACGGTGACGGTCGCGCGGGAGCGGATCCTGGACGCGCTGCGGGCCGTGAAGGCGCGCCCGTGGGCGTTCGAGATGCTGCTCGACCTCACGGCGTGGGACCGCCACCCGGTTGAGCCTCGGTTCGAGATCGTCTACCACCTGCTCAGCCTGGAGCGCACGCAGCGTCTGCGGATCAAGACACCGGTGGCCGGCGACGACCCGGTCCTGCCCAGCGCGGTCGAGGTGTTCGCGGGCGCCGAGTGGTTCGAACGGGAGGTGTGGGACCTGTTCGGGATCCGGTTCGAGGGCCACCCCGACCTGCGGCGCATCTTGATGCCCGACGACTGGGAGGGCCACCCGCTGCGGCGGGATTACCCCCTGACGGAGGAGCCCGTAGAGTTCAGGGGGCACGTCCCCAAGGTGCCGAGCGAGATCGTCCCGCACGTCCCGCCCAGGCGCCGGTAG
- a CDS encoding NADH-quinone oxidoreductase subunit B family protein: protein MAVIAPEDEGLKRNVLTTTVDRMLAWARSSSVWPVQFGLACCAIEMIATTTSKFDIARFGMEAFRASPRQSDLMIVAGRVSQKMAPVLRHIYEQMLEPKWVLSMGDCASCGGVYNNYALVQGVDKIVPVDVYVAGCPPRPEALLYGLMKLQEKIRQRARR, encoded by the coding sequence ATGGCGGTGATCGCTCCCGAAGACGAGGGCCTCAAGCGCAACGTCCTGACCACGACGGTCGACCGGATGCTGGCGTGGGCGCGCAGTTCGTCGGTGTGGCCGGTGCAGTTCGGGCTGGCCTGTTGCGCGATCGAGATGATCGCGACCACGACGTCGAAGTTCGACATCGCGCGGTTCGGGATGGAAGCGTTCCGTGCCTCGCCGCGCCAGTCCGATTTGATGATCGTCGCCGGCCGTGTCAGCCAGAAGATGGCGCCGGTGCTGCGGCACATCTACGAGCAGATGCTGGAACCGAAGTGGGTGCTGTCGATGGGGGACTGCGCGTCCTGCGGGGGCGTGTACAACAACTACGCCCTCGTGCAGGGCGTGGACAAGATCGTCCCCGTGGACGTCTACGTCGCCGGCTGCCCCCCGCGGCCGGAGGCGCTGCTGTACGGGCTGATGAAGCTGCAGGAGAAGATCCGACAGCGGGCGCGGCGATGA
- the nuoE gene encoding NADH-quinone oxidoreductase subunit NuoE has translation MAMLSAQARADIEALKTRYPIARSALVPALLRAQDELGWLPPEAMAEVAALLGLSVETVAEVASFYSLIFTEPVGRHVIQLCTNVSCMLAGSDAIRAHLEGRLGIRSGQTTADGRFTLRIAECLAACEEAPCMIVDRERYARLTPQRVDEILNAIDGQPAHAADR, from the coding sequence ATGGCGATGCTGTCCGCGCAGGCGCGCGCCGACATCGAAGCGCTGAAAACCCGCTACCCGATTGCGCGCTCGGCGCTGGTGCCCGCACTGCTGCGGGCGCAGGACGAACTCGGCTGGCTGCCGCCGGAGGCGATGGCCGAGGTCGCGGCCCTGCTGGGGCTGAGCGTCGAGACGGTGGCCGAGGTGGCGTCCTTCTACTCGCTGATCTTCACCGAGCCGGTGGGCCGGCACGTCATCCAGCTGTGCACCAACGTCTCATGCATGCTGGCGGGGTCGGACGCCATCCGCGCACACCTCGAGGGCCGTCTGGGGATCCGCTCCGGGCAGACCACCGCGGACGGACGGTTCACCCTGCGGATCGCAGAGTGCCTGGCCGCCTGCGAGGAGGCGCCCTGCATGATCGTCGACCGCGAGCGCTATGCGCGGCTGACGCCGCAGCGGGTCGACGAGATCCTGAACGCAATCGACGGACAGCCGGCGCACGCCGCCGACCGCTGA